The Castanea sativa cultivar Marrone di Chiusa Pesio chromosome 11, ASM4071231v1 genome contains a region encoding:
- the LOC142615172 gene encoding large ribosomal subunit protein eL27-like — protein sequence MVKFLKPNKAVILLQGRYAGRKAVIVRSFDEGTRDRPYGHCLVAGIKKYPSKVIRKDSAKKTAKKSRVKAFVKLVNFQHLMPTRYTLDVDLKDVVAVDSLQSKDKKVTAAKETKKRLEERFKTGKNRWFFTKLRF from the coding sequence atggtgAAGTTTTTGAAGCCAAACAAAGCAGTGATACTCCTGCAGGGACGTTACGCAGGACGCAAGGCAGTGATCGTTCGATCCTTCGACGAAGGCACCCGGGACAGGCCGTACGGGCACTGTTTGGTAGCGGGGATAAAGAAGTACCCAAGCAAAGTGATACGCAAGGACTCGGCGAAGAAGACGGCGAAGAAGTCGCGCGTGAAGGCGTTCGTGAAGCTGGTGAACTTCCAGCACCTGATGCCCACGCGTTACACCTTGGACGTGGATTTGAAAGACGTGGTGGCTGTGGATTCGCTTCAGTCCAAGGACAAGAAAGTCACTGCGGCCAAAGAGACCAAGAAGAGGCTCGAGGAGCGTTTCAAGACTGGGAAGAATAGGTGGTTCTTCACCAAGCTTAGGTTCTGA